The following proteins are encoded in a genomic region of Pyxicephalus adspersus chromosome 9, UCB_Pads_2.0, whole genome shotgun sequence:
- the CBLN1 gene encoding cerebellin-1, protein MWVLVLVLGLVWLAGLSSAQNETEPILLEGKCLVVCDSNPTADPTGTALGISVRSGSAKVAFSAIRSTNHEPSEMSNRSMTIYFDQILVNIGSNFDSERSTFISPRKGIYSFNFHVVKVYNRQTIQVSLMLNGWPVISAFAGDQDVTREAASNGVLIQMEKGDRAYLKLDKGNLMGGWKFSTFSGFLVFPL, encoded by the exons ATGTGGGTCTTGGTGCTGGTGCTAGGGTTGGTATGGCTGGCTGGACTGTCAAGCGCTCAGAACGAGACGGAACCTATCTTGTTGGAAGGGAAGTGTCTGGTGGTCTGTGACTCCAACCCAACCGCTGACCCTACAGGAACCGCTCTTGGAATCTCTGTGCGGTCCGGCAGCGCTAAGGTGGCGTTTAGTGCCATCAGAAGCACCAACCATGAGCCATCTGAGATGAGTAACAGATCTATGACCATTTACTTTGACCAG ATACTGGTAAACATTGGAAGCAATTTTGATTCAGAACGAAGCACATTCATATCACCAAGAAAAGGAATTTACAGCTTCAATTTCCATGTGGTAAAAGTGTACAACCGCCAAACCATCCAG gtGAGTCTAATGCTGAATGGATGGCCAGTGATATCTGCTTTTGCTGGTGACCAGGATGTGACAAGAGAAGCAGCCAGCAATGGAGTTCTTATACAAATGGAAAAGGGAGACAGAGCTTATTTAAAACTAGACAAGGGAAACTTGATGGGAGGATGGAAGTTTTCCACATTTTCTGGATTCCTGGTATTCCCCCTTTAA